A segment of the Candidatus Delongbacteria bacterium genome:
AATGCTCAATAAACTTGAAACTAAAGTAAAGTCTGCAGAAATATCTGTAGCTTCATACACATTATAACCTACAAAATCTAACTCAGTGTTGTCAGACCAGTCAAGATAAACAGAGTTTGAACTTAATTCAATTTCAATGTTTGTTGGAATGGCGGGAACTGCGTGTGGAACACATTCAATATATTGGTAACTTCCAATGAAATCATTAACTACTGCAGAAACATAAAAAACATAAGTGTTTTCAGGGGTTAACCCTGAAACAGTAATTGAATTTGTGTTAGTGGTCTGCATGACGACTTCATCATTTACAACCCAAATAACCTGATAGTGATCTGCTCCATTGTATGCACTCCATTCAAGTAAGATTTCGTTACCAGCACCTGGGTCAACGAAGGAAAGATTTTCAATTTTTCCAGGATTGTTGTCAAAGTACGCTAAAGTGGCAATATTAGCCTTTACAGCTTCTTTATAATAATCTAAATCACAATTTTCTAATAAATCGTAATAGGAATGGTAGTAAGGTGTAAATTCAGTTTCAAAAAAATATACCGTATTGTAGCCATTTTCAAAAAAGCTGTAACTATCAGAGCCTGAACTATTCATACCACCAGCTATTGCATCCAGTGTAGAATATTCCTTAGTCAGATCCATAGTTAGAATTGCTTCCCCAATTGAGTTCGAATATGGCATAAGACGAATGCTCCACTCATTTTGAGACATAGTATTATGAGCAACCATGTCATTGTTTATAAAAATTTTAATTTTTTCTTCATTCTGATTGAATTTTGTAGCCATATCATTGGAACCTAGAAGACCAATCTCTTCACATGCAAAAGTTGTAAATTTCAAATTATATTTAGGTGAATAGTTGTAGTCATGAATCACCTTGCACATCTCTAGAGCACATGCCACAGCCGAACCATTATCATCTACACCAGGAGCTAAAAGCATAGGATCCATACCTTGTGTTCCGGGGACGTTTCCAACAATAGAGTCGTGATGTCCACCAAGAATAATTGACTCTTCTGTAAATTCAGAACCTGCTATCTCTGCAATAACATTGTAATTCCACAAAGTTAATCCTCCACCACTCAATTCGAAGGAATCTAGGTAAGCTTCTTCAGCCCCATATTCCAAAAACTTATTTACAATCCACATCGCAACATCACGTCTATTTTCATGAAGAAAATATCTTGTTTCCATGTCTTCAAGTATTTGAAGATTAGCTTCCAACCTATTCTTGTCTACAAGATTTGTTAAATCCTCGATGAACTGAACTTTTGAAGTATTTAGTTGAATTCTATTCAAATCTGTTGCGATAGCAATATTTTTTTGAGTTGAATCGAGAGGTTTTAGTTCGTACCCTTCGTTTTTTAAATTACTTACCTCATTTTCGGTTAACTTGCACAATTTTTTATAATCATCCCCAATTATAAATCCATCGTGATTGATCTCAAACTTATAAAATGATGGCAGTGAAACGATGTAGAAATCACCTTCACTTTTACTGATTACAATCTTCTCAGCATTTTCAGGAGCAGTATCTGATTCGAAAACTAGAAAGTTTCCAAAATTGTAGATGAGGTTACTGTTTTTCTCGTTGATCTTTTTACTTTTGTAAAGATCTCCTGAATACAAAGATACAGCTGCAATAAGCATTACAATAGCAATAGCTATTTTTTTCATATAATCCTCCCAAGATTTAATGTAGTTTAGATATATATGATGAAAAAAAGTTGTCATAAAAAAAGTCCCAAAAGGGACTTTTATAAAATTATTCTATTTTTCCTGATTCTAAGCGTTTTTTATGAATCTCTTTCAGTTCATACAAATCCTGCATTACCTCGAAAACTCCATGCCAATGGGCATAATCTGGAGCTCCCATTGCAGCTCCCTGCCTCATTCTTCGACCCTCATGATGCCATAAATGATAGAATATTTTTTGAAATTCATCATCCCAAGGATTATCTTTAAGAAGTTTTTTTTCTGCTAATTCATTTTTCATAGTAAGTGCTGGTTT
Coding sequences within it:
- a CDS encoding M20/M25/M40 family metallo-hydrolase, which gives rise to MKKIAIAIVMLIAAVSLYSGDLYKSKKINEKNSNLIYNFGNFLVFESDTAPENAEKIVISKSEGDFYIVSLPSFYKFEINHDGFIIGDDYKKLCKLTENEVSNLKNEGYELKPLDSTQKNIAIATDLNRIQLNTSKVQFIEDLTNLVDKNRLEANLQILEDMETRYFLHENRRDVAMWIVNKFLEYGAEEAYLDSFELSGGGLTLWNYNVIAEIAGSEFTEESIILGGHHDSIVGNVPGTQGMDPMLLAPGVDDNGSAVACALEMCKVIHDYNYSPKYNLKFTTFACEEIGLLGSNDMATKFNQNEEKIKIFINNDMVAHNTMSQNEWSIRLMPYSNSIGEAILTMDLTKEYSTLDAIAGGMNSSGSDSYSFFENGYNTVYFFETEFTPYYHSYYDLLENCDLDYYKEAVKANIATLAYFDNNPGKIENLSFVDPGAGNEILLEWSAYNGADHYQVIWVVNDEVVMQTTNTNSITVSGLTPENTYVFYVSAVVNDFIGSYQYIECVPHAVPAIPTNIEIELSSNSVYLDWSDNTELDFVGYNVYEATDISADFTLVSSLLSISEITLNADDQLKYYCVTAVDDDGNESDHSDLVKGRAITLNQGLLIVDESKNQSGGPETPTDQEMDNYYNNLFGYVYDNVYNLDTDDYSDVSLADLCAYEVVYWHNNSESFNELIYESRNEIKKYLDLGGKLLIAIQLPSSSLAHNNIFPSTYNNSDDIYSIFRISGADYNNQAKFNKAIGLNGYPDIDVDPSKAPDNFNDHIRKIESILPVEGGISIYKYGTSYDPGTSGASMENMPIALEYLQNDYNLVITTFNLYYMDMEQSRDFVYKVFEDKFGLSVDIHDNIVSSKDLVKIYPNPFNPTTSISFEMLNSGIVEVSIYNVQGEKIESMVSGDLLKGLHNYTFNGDNLSSGLYFVKIKTPDINQTFKVNLIK